The window ATAATAATGCATAAATAAGATTAACGTCTTAAATACTCTCATGACAACTGTGACAGTTTCAATTAAGGGGACGGATATATCCCAAAAAAATTAAGGGAGATGACAGAAAGCTCATGGTTTTTCAGAAAAACAAAAAAAACAATCATGTAGCTGAGCAGAAGGGAGAACCCTCAGAACTATTCGTCAGCGCCTCACCGAATGCCGTTGATAAAGCCTTAAAAGCCTCCCATGACATTGATGAGGCAAAGCTCAATAGAACTGTTGCATAATTCGTGAAAATATGCCCCTCACCTTCCGCATCGTCCTCGTTGAACCCCTCCACAGCGGTAACGTGGGTTCAGTAGCCCGCGTGATGAAGAACTTCGGCTTTTGCGAGCTTGTTCTGTTAAATCCCTGCGAGCTTGATAATCCTGCCCGCTGGATGGCTGTGCATGCTTATGATATAATCGAGAAGGCAAGGATCGAATTTTCTCTGAAAGATGCAGTAGCTGGCTCAAATGTTATCGTGGGAATGACGGGACTTCCCGGCAAAACCGATAATAAACACATGAGAATTCCCGCGATTTCTCCTCGTAAGCTCAAAGAAAAACTCACGGGCAAGAATGGGGTCATTTCGCTGCTTTTTGGAAGGGAGGATGACGGGCTCCACAACGATGAGCTGGAACTATGCGACCTGATCGTGAATATCCCGACAAGCCCGGATTATCCAAGCATGAACCTGTCCCATGCCGTTTCTGTCGTCCTGTACGAATTGAGCGATGTGCAGGGCGGGAAAGATTACCTTGCAGACCATGTTGATATTGAGCTCTTATACGAACATATCGAGGATATGCTTCTGGACATCGAATATAAAGAACATAAGAAAGGAAAAACCAACCTTATGCTGCAGAGAATTCTGGGGCGGGCCGAGCTGACCGGGCGCGAGGTCCAGACCCTGCGCGGGGTGCTGCGCCGCATACAGTGGAAATTGAAAGGAAATAGCGATGTTGAAATATAGTCAAAAATCCATTTTTGATTATGTTCCATGGTAGTTAGGTTTTTAAGTTTTAAAGTATGGTATTGACGGAGTCTATGGAAAATCCCATTAAACTAATACTCGCCTGCTCATTCGGCCCGAAACCCAGGATCGCAGAAAGCCAGATGATCAATCCTTCGGAACTCAAAGGGGATCTCAAAATGGCTGAGTTCATCCCGTATTTCATTGTGGCATCCATCGAAGTAGGGAACACGACCACGAAATGCATCCTCACAGCAACAAACATGAAAGAAGGGCGGACCCGGATTTTAAACAAAACCGTCAAAATGACGCGTGATGTCAGGAAGCCCAAACCAAACGAACGGATCTTCGGCACAACGTTGAGCGGTGTGTCCCTGACAAAGGAATCTATTGCTGAACTCGTTCGAGACACGCTCCTGGAAGCACACGATGCTGTCAATCTTGATATCAGGACAGACCTTGATTTTGCAGTGAGGTCGACAGGGGTGGTTGCGGGTTTCTCATCCCCCCATGAAGTTGGAGAGTTCATAAAGGCGCTCGCGGATGGCTGCCTTCTTGCTGGCATCCCGCCAAAAAAGATGGTTCCTGCCATGTCCATAGACAACATACCCGCAAAATTCAAAGACCATACGCTCATTGATAAGATCGTATTTACGGGTGCTGTGGGAGGGGTTCTCCCACCGGTAGGCTCCACGGGGGTTGAAATCGTGGCGAACGAGATGGAAGGTGAACTCTCAACAGCAGGTATCAAAGAAGGTGCAAAATGGGCCGGTATAGATTTCAGGAATCCTGTTTTCTCGATGGACTTTGGAACGACGCTGAAAGGCCGCATCACCAACGACGAGATCCCATACGCCATGACCATTGCCAACCTCTGCGGCTACGCGGGAGCCATCCCTGACGCCGTGATCAAAGGCACGGGTCTGGTGGATAAAAGATACGGGGCGGCACTCGACCTGTTTCACGATAATAAAGAGGTCATGATCTGGCTTTCAAAAAGCAGAGTTATTCAGAAATATGCCTCGATGATCAATTCCCTGATAACCATCGATCTAGTTCCCCTGGCGAGGGACAGGTATGGAAGCGTCCCGGTTGATCCGGCAGCGGCAAAGAATATCGGAGTCACCCTTATCGGATGTGATGTTGGAGTGAACGGAAGTCTTATGCCCGATCTTTCAGATATTGGAGCTGAGATATTTTCAAAGCACGGTTTAAAGACAATGTTCGCCACACTCGATCTTGTTTCAGCGATGATGGTTGAGCGCCTTGTAAGGCTGGGTATTGATAATAAACTTATTTCCGAGAAAACATCGATAGGCTTGACGGGCAGGGCGGCCATAACCGGCTGCAAACCTTATCTGATATTGAGATGTGTCGAAAAGCTCGGGATTTTTAAAGATGCGAGAGAACATGTTGTATTCGTGGACGACGGGCTTGCCCGGGGGGCGGCTGTGATGGCACGATGCATGAACTCGATGGGCGTGCCCGGGAACCCCATAGGTGGGATAAGGGGCGGCGGATGCGTTCTCAGCAAGCGTATAGAATATTATAAAAAATCGAAAGAGGTGAATACTGTATGAAAGCGCTTTTATTGATGGGATGCCCGGAGCTTCCCGTCCAGACCTCTTCGGCATTGTATATCGCAAATAAATTGAACCTGGAAGGTTTCGAGGTGACCATCGCCGGGAATAAGGCCGCGATCAGCCTGCTTTTGAACTCTGACCCTGAAAAACATTATGTCAGGAAGGTTATGGACATTGACAAATGCATTGGCGCCCTTGCTGAAAAGAAAATGGATTTCGACCTGTGTTTTGTGTTCATTCACAGCGACAGCGGTATTTCATATCTGGCAACGGTCAAATCCCTGTCAAAAGGTAAAACCGTTGCCGTGATTTTCGGAAAAGAGATAGAGCCGCTCATCGAGGCAAGCGGGGATTCCATAATCATTGCTGCAAAGGCCGTGCATAATCCTATGCCGCTGCGCATTCAAATAGACGGGGTGAGGTCTTGGGCTGCATTGACGAGATGAATTATGAGATACTGCTGCCCAATAGCTCCTTCAAGGAATGCGCTGAGTACATAAAGAAGAATTTCAAGGAGATATATTATGTCGAAGCGGGTTTCAAGATTTTCGAAAATTATTTGATCGGGGTTCCGCCGATTCCGATTGCTGTTGACGGTGAGGATATTATTATGCCATATGTCAAGCCCTGCCACGGGTGTTTCGTGCTCAGGATTCCGGGGAAGGAAGA is drawn from Candidatus Methanoperedens sp. and contains these coding sequences:
- a CDS encoding RNA methyltransferase, yielding MPLTFRIVLVEPLHSGNVGSVARVMKNFGFCELVLLNPCELDNPARWMAVHAYDIIEKARIEFSLKDAVAGSNVIVGMTGLPGKTDNKHMRIPAISPRKLKEKLTGKNGVISLLFGREDDGLHNDELELCDLIVNIPTSPDYPSMNLSHAVSVVLYELSDVQGGKDYLADHVDIELLYEHIEDMLLDIEYKEHKKGKTNLMLQRILGRAELTGREVQTLRGVLRRIQWKLKGNSDVEI
- a CDS encoding methanogenesis marker 14 protein; the encoded protein is MINPSELKGDLKMAEFIPYFIVASIEVGNTTTKCILTATNMKEGRTRILNKTVKMTRDVRKPKPNERIFGTTLSGVSLTKESIAELVRDTLLEAHDAVNLDIRTDLDFAVRSTGVVAGFSSPHEVGEFIKALADGCLLAGIPPKKMVPAMSIDNIPAKFKDHTLIDKIVFTGAVGGVLPPVGSTGVEIVANEMEGELSTAGIKEGAKWAGIDFRNPVFSMDFGTTLKGRITNDEIPYAMTIANLCGYAGAIPDAVIKGTGLVDKRYGAALDLFHDNKEVMIWLSKSRVIQKYASMINSLITIDLVPLARDRYGSVPVDPAAAKNIGVTLIGCDVGVNGSLMPDLSDIGAEIFSKHGLKTMFATLDLVSAMMVERLVRLGIDNKLISEKTSIGLTGRAAITGCKPYLILRCVEKLGIFKDAREHVVFVDDGLARGAAVMARCMNSMGVPGNPIGGIRGGGCVLSKRIEYYKKSKEVNTV
- a CDS encoding DUF1890 domain-containing protein, which translates into the protein MKALLLMGCPELPVQTSSALYIANKLNLEGFEVTIAGNKAAISLLLNSDPEKHYVRKVMDIDKCIGALAEKKMDFDLCFVFIHSDSGISYLATVKSLSKGKTVAVIFGKEIEPLIEASGDSIIIAAKAVHNPMPLRIQIDGVRSWAALTR
- a CDS encoding DUF1894 domain-containing protein; amino-acid sequence: MGCIDEMNYEILLPNSSFKECAEYIKKNFKEIYYVEAGFKIFENYLIGVPPIPIAVDGEDIIMPYVKPCHGCFVLRIPGKEEVERMRKGK